In Streptomyces dangxiongensis, one DNA window encodes the following:
- a CDS encoding MFS transporter: MPSTSVDHSAVPASTALPATAAARRRANPWLTLCAVAFGLFMVQLDGSVVAIANPAIGRELHASTAQLQWVTNAYLLALAATLILGGTLGDRFGRRTFYLAGVAGFALSSVAIGFSGSITGVVAFRALQGVFGGLLMPNTLGLLRAVFPPRRFGMAVGIWAMVSAVSTALGPIVGGLLVEHVSWESVFYINLPIGVLACAFSAFVLPQSRNTTGHHRFDVTGVVLLALGLVSVVLGVVKGETWGWASAATWGAILVGLLLLVVFGRHETRVEHPLLPMRLFRSRSLTVGAVITALNFFVMLGVIFFVMLYLQNVRGLTPVQAGVRTLPMSLASLVASLLGAVLTARFGARFCMPLGMLLQAAACFTMLTWSGDSAYATMWPPFVALGLGVGMVLSASSDAIVGNAPVRDGGVAGGLQATTLQIGGALGTSVLVSVISARVGATLETELTGAGVPRALAGKLAGAKDAVAMGVAPVSRDMPQRLGSAVTEGSIRAFMNGLHAAAVITGLLCVLGAGLAAAGMRKGAAAATE; this comes from the coding sequence ATGCCGTCCACCTCCGTGGATCACTCCGCCGTGCCCGCGTCCACCGCGCTGCCGGCCACCGCCGCCGCCCGACGGCGCGCCAACCCCTGGCTGACGCTCTGCGCGGTCGCCTTCGGCCTGTTCATGGTCCAGCTCGACGGCTCCGTCGTCGCCATCGCCAACCCCGCGATCGGCCGTGAACTGCACGCGTCCACCGCGCAGTTGCAGTGGGTGACCAACGCCTATCTGCTCGCCCTCGCCGCCACCCTGATCCTCGGCGGCACACTCGGCGACCGGTTCGGCCGGCGCACCTTCTACCTCGCCGGAGTCGCCGGCTTCGCGCTGTCCTCCGTCGCCATCGGCTTCTCCGGCTCCATCACGGGCGTCGTCGCCTTCCGCGCGCTCCAGGGCGTCTTCGGCGGACTGCTCATGCCCAACACCCTCGGTCTGCTGCGCGCGGTGTTCCCGCCCCGCAGGTTCGGCATGGCCGTGGGCATCTGGGCGATGGTCTCCGCCGTCTCCACGGCGCTGGGCCCGATCGTCGGCGGCCTGCTGGTGGAGCACGTCAGCTGGGAGTCCGTCTTCTACATCAACCTGCCCATCGGCGTACTCGCCTGCGCCTTCAGCGCGTTCGTGCTGCCGCAGTCGAGGAACACCACCGGTCACCACCGCTTCGACGTCACCGGCGTCGTACTGCTCGCGCTCGGACTGGTGAGCGTCGTCCTCGGCGTCGTCAAGGGCGAGACCTGGGGCTGGGCGTCGGCCGCCACCTGGGGCGCGATCCTCGTCGGCCTGCTGCTGCTCGTCGTCTTCGGCCGCCACGAGACGCGCGTCGAGCATCCGCTGCTGCCGATGCGGCTGTTCCGCAGCCGTTCCCTGACCGTCGGCGCGGTCATCACCGCCCTCAACTTCTTCGTCATGCTGGGCGTGATCTTCTTCGTCATGCTCTACCTCCAGAACGTGCGCGGCCTGACACCCGTCCAGGCGGGCGTGCGCACCCTGCCGATGAGCCTCGCCTCACTCGTCGCATCCCTGCTGGGGGCCGTCCTGACGGCCCGGTTCGGCGCCCGGTTCTGCATGCCGCTCGGCATGCTGCTCCAGGCCGCCGCCTGCTTCACCATGCTCACCTGGTCCGGCGACTCGGCGTACGCCACCATGTGGCCGCCGTTCGTCGCGCTCGGCCTCGGCGTCGGCATGGTGCTGTCCGCCTCCTCCGACGCCATCGTCGGCAACGCGCCCGTGCGGGACGGCGGTGTGGCCGGCGGACTCCAGGCCACCACCCTCCAGATCGGCGGCGCCCTCGGCACCTCCGTACTGGTCTCGGTGATCAGCGCCCGGGTCGGCGCCACCCTGGAGACCGAACTGACCGGCGCGGGCGTGCCCCGAGCCCTGGCCGGGAAGCTGGCCGGGGCGAAGGACGCGGTGGCGATGGGTGTCGCCCCCGTCTCCCGCGACATGCCTCAGCGCCTCGGCTCGGCCGTGACGGAGGGCAGTATCCGCGCGTTCATGAACGGCCTGCACGCCGCCGCGGTGATCACCGGCCTCCTGTGCGTGCTCGGCGCGGGCCTCGCAGCGGCCGGCATGCGCAAGGGCGCCGCGGCCGCCACGGAGTGA
- a CDS encoding serine hydrolase domain-containing protein codes for MPPSSARLRKGATAAALAGTLFVPLAAGTAPAALPAAPASDTPGPSASGPDVRALTPGVARRVDAAVRRVMRETGTPGVSVGIWTPGQPGYVRSFGVADKSTGRRMARGMYTRIGSETKTFTVTALLQLVDRGKVGLDDPIGRYVDGVPNGDRMTLRQLAGMRSGLFNYSEDDAFFKALTSDPRRPFTPQQLLAYSFKHPVLFRPGEKFSYSNTNLILLGLVVEQRSGSHLGEYIQRHILDPAGMKHTLFPHGNEFPAPHPQGYTDQTADGRTADAAGWDPSWGWAAGAMISTLDDLRIWAPTVATGRLPDGRRMVGAATQKQRLVTPATPIPGAGYGLGIFDVQGWIGHNGSLPGYESLTIYLPSTRTTLVIVLNTDIDHGKDEPSTLFGRAVTRIVSPRHVFDLPAEPAAR; via the coding sequence ATGCCGCCTTCGTCCGCACGCCTGCGCAAGGGGGCCACCGCCGCCGCGCTCGCGGGAACGCTGTTCGTGCCCCTCGCCGCGGGGACGGCACCGGCGGCCCTACCGGCCGCGCCCGCCTCCGACACTCCCGGTCCGTCGGCCTCGGGCCCGGACGTCCGCGCCCTCACCCCCGGCGTGGCACGGCGGGTCGACGCGGCCGTACGGCGGGTGATGCGCGAGACCGGCACCCCCGGCGTGAGCGTCGGCATCTGGACGCCGGGACAACCCGGTTACGTCCGCTCCTTCGGCGTCGCCGACAAGTCGACCGGTCGCCGGATGGCCCGGGGCATGTACACGCGCATCGGCAGCGAGACGAAGACGTTCACCGTGACCGCCCTGCTCCAGCTCGTGGACCGGGGCAAGGTCGGCCTGGACGACCCCATCGGCAGATACGTCGACGGCGTACCCAACGGCGACAGGATGACGCTGCGTCAACTGGCCGGTATGCGCAGCGGGCTGTTCAACTACTCGGAGGACGACGCCTTCTTCAAGGCGCTCACCTCCGACCCCCGGCGCCCCTTCACGCCGCAGCAGTTGCTCGCCTACTCCTTCAAGCACCCCGTGCTCTTCCGGCCGGGCGAGAAGTTCTCCTACAGCAACACCAACCTGATCCTGCTCGGCCTGGTCGTGGAGCAGAGGAGCGGCTCGCACCTCGGGGAGTACATCCAGCGGCACATCCTCGATCCGGCCGGCATGAAGCACACGCTCTTCCCGCACGGCAACGAGTTCCCCGCACCGCACCCGCAGGGCTACACCGACCAGACGGCGGACGGGAGGACGGCTGACGCCGCCGGCTGGGACCCGTCCTGGGGCTGGGCGGCCGGAGCGATGATCTCGACCCTGGACGATCTGCGCATCTGGGCGCCCACGGTGGCCACCGGCCGACTGCCCGACGGGAGGCGGATGGTCGGCGCCGCCACGCAGAAGCAGCGCCTCGTCACCCCGGCGACGCCGATCCCGGGCGCCGGATACGGGCTGGGCATCTTCGACGTGCAGGGCTGGATCGGTCACAACGGCTCCCTGCCCGGCTACGAGTCGCTGACCATCTACCTCCCGTCGACGCGCACCACCCTGGTGATCGTCCTCAACACCGACATCGACCACGGCAAGGACGAACCCAGCACACTGTTCGGCCGGGCGGTCACGCGGATCGTCTCCCCCCGGCACGTGTTCGACCTGCCGGCCGAGCCGGCGGCCAGGTGA
- a CDS encoding PP2C family protein-serine/threonine phosphatase: MGSVRGWLPRGDRENRGWLRGAPPPWWVRVLPVLLLVGVTVTTLMTPRAGDLGFLLGAIPPLAVLSYGPVMTGLLGAGVIVVLNAPATHLNRPGSTDLLTIVFVAALSVFVSFVRSRRDAQLDTERAIGEAVQRAVLPPLPERVGRVGCAAFYRAAQNGTLVGGDFFDVREGPGGVRAVMGDVQGHGLAAVATVVSLLGAFREAALDQPDLESVAARMDRRLAVDSADARHAELFATALLLEFTGGTAAVRLVACGHPAPVLLCEGQAREVTVAPGPPLGIGLVGVGPPKEVTVALGPGDRLFLASDGVWEARDTTGAFYPLPERLAALAGTPSAELPGAVWADLARRRYGVRDDATMLVLSPDPPTRSGRPAAA, encoded by the coding sequence GTGGGATCGGTGCGCGGCTGGTTGCCGCGCGGGGACCGGGAGAATCGCGGCTGGCTGCGGGGCGCGCCACCGCCGTGGTGGGTGCGGGTGCTGCCCGTGCTCCTGCTCGTGGGGGTCACCGTCACCACGCTGATGACGCCCCGCGCGGGTGATCTGGGCTTCCTGCTGGGCGCCATCCCGCCGCTGGCGGTCCTGTCGTACGGCCCGGTGATGACCGGACTGCTGGGTGCGGGCGTGATCGTGGTGCTGAACGCGCCGGCCACGCATCTGAACCGGCCCGGCAGCACCGACCTGCTCACCATCGTGTTCGTGGCCGCGCTGAGCGTGTTCGTGTCCTTCGTGCGCAGCCGCCGGGACGCCCAACTGGACACGGAGCGGGCCATCGGTGAGGCGGTGCAGCGAGCCGTGCTGCCGCCGCTGCCGGAACGGGTCGGGCGGGTCGGCTGCGCGGCGTTCTACCGGGCCGCGCAGAACGGCACGCTGGTGGGCGGGGACTTCTTCGACGTGCGGGAGGGACCGGGCGGTGTCCGCGCGGTGATGGGGGACGTGCAGGGGCACGGGCTGGCGGCGGTCGCGACGGTGGTGTCGCTGCTGGGGGCGTTCCGGGAGGCGGCCCTGGACCAGCCGGACCTGGAGTCGGTGGCTGCCCGCATGGACCGCCGGCTGGCGGTGGACTCGGCGGACGCACGGCACGCGGAGCTGTTCGCGACGGCGCTGCTGCTGGAGTTCACCGGGGGCACGGCCGCGGTGCGGCTGGTGGCGTGCGGTCATCCGGCGCCCGTCCTGCTGTGCGAGGGGCAGGCCCGGGAGGTGACCGTCGCGCCCGGCCCGCCGCTGGGGATCGGCCTGGTGGGCGTCGGCCCGCCGAAGGAGGTCACCGTGGCGCTCGGTCCGGGCGACCGGCTGTTCCTGGCCTCGGACGGGGTGTGGGAGGCGCGGGACACCACCGGCGCCTTCTATCCGCTGCCCGAGCGGCTGGCCGCGCTGGCCGGCACTCCGTCGGCCGAGCTGCCGGGAGCGGTGTGGGCGGACCTGGCCCGGCGGCGCTACGGGGTACGGGACGACGCCACCATGCTGGTGCTGTCCCCCGACCCGCCGACGAGATCCGGCCGGCCGGCGGCGGCCTGA